A genomic segment from Nitrosopumilus sp. K4 encodes:
- a CDS encoding succinate dehydrogenase — protein sequence MNPHDEHKEGIGGMANPGRYGIERVAYWLMRLTGLGLLGYFVAHIYETSNILKGRVGWEEFLDLTQTTEGHIFMTLVIGMCVFHTVNGIRVMLGHGGVGVGKPARPDYPYLPASQNSRHKIGIYSAIVLAAIAMMYGMAVMFGE from the coding sequence ATGAACCCACATGATGAACATAAAGAAGGAATTGGCGGAATGGCCAACCCTGGACGATATGGGATAGAAAGAGTTGCCTATTGGTTAATGCGATTAACTGGTCTTGGATTGCTAGGATACTTTGTGGCTCATATTTATGAAACAAGCAATATTTTGAAAGGAAGAGTTGGTTGGGAAGAATTTTTAGATTTAACTCAAACAACTGAAGGTCATATTTTCATGACTCTGGTTATTGGCATGTGTGTATTTCATACTGTTAATGGTATTCGTGTAATGTTAGGACATGGTGGAGTTGGTGTAGGTAAACCTGCAAGACCTGATTATCCGTACCTTCCAGCATCACAAAACTCAAGACACAAAATAGGAATCTATTCTGCAATTGTTCTTGCAGCAATTGCGATGATGTACGGAATGGCCGTAATGTTTGGTGAGTAA
- a CDS encoding succinate dehydrogenase/fumarate reductase flavoprotein subunit, with protein MVDSIEFDLIICGSGLAGLRAAIEAARKNSKIKIGIVSKLQVMRSHSVSAEGGTAAVLFEDEGDTIESHIYDTVKGSDFLADQDVAERLCIEMPKQVHQLDHWGMPWSRREDGRIDQRAFGGYSFPRATYASDKVGFFEMQTLYDTCQKYENIEYLNEWFATSIIHDGKRFMGITAIELSSGTFYTIKGKALIIATGGAGRLYSFSTYALSSTPDGLDMAFRAGMALKDMEFVQFHPTGILPSGILITEGARGEGGYLLNNKGERFMKKYAAGKMELAPRDIVSRSMMTEINEGRGFKHETGVDCMKLDLRHLGDEKIKEKLGGIREISIKFSGIDPAEEILDVRPVCHYMMGGIHTDIDGATELQGVWAAGEAACNSTHGSNRLGANSTSECIVWGKITGELAVDYIEKGVPDTPWPHHLVASEEKRIYDGIFRGNGDANPYEIRQELTDTMNEKAYVYRNEKDLVDGLKKIRQLKEQTWKHVDDKAKEYNTNFTNVMELDSMLRTAEVVLIGAINRKESRGAHARTDYTKRDDANFLHHTLAYFDPQEPIMKTHPVTITKYQPVERKY; from the coding sequence ATGGTTGATTCTATAGAATTTGATTTGATAATATGTGGTTCAGGGTTAGCTGGTTTAAGGGCTGCAATTGAGGCTGCTAGGAAAAACTCGAAGATAAAGATTGGAATCGTTTCAAAACTCCAAGTGATGCGTTCACATTCTGTTTCAGCTGAAGGTGGAACAGCTGCTGTTCTTTTCGAAGATGAAGGAGATACAATTGAATCTCACATTTATGACACTGTAAAAGGTAGTGACTTTTTAGCAGATCAGGATGTTGCCGAAAGACTCTGTATTGAAATGCCAAAACAAGTTCATCAATTAGATCATTGGGGAATGCCATGGTCTAGGAGAGAAGATGGGAGAATTGACCAAAGAGCTTTTGGTGGTTACAGCTTCCCTCGAGCAACTTATGCTTCTGATAAAGTTGGATTCTTTGAAATGCAAACATTGTATGATACATGTCAAAAATATGAAAATATTGAATATCTTAACGAATGGTTTGCCACATCAATTATACATGATGGAAAGAGATTCATGGGAATTACTGCAATTGAATTATCGTCTGGAACGTTTTACACAATAAAAGGCAAAGCTCTTATCATTGCGACTGGTGGTGCTGGAAGGCTGTACAGCTTTTCAACATATGCATTATCGTCAACACCTGATGGATTAGATATGGCCTTTAGAGCTGGAATGGCTCTTAAAGATATGGAGTTTGTACAATTCCATCCCACTGGAATTTTACCTTCTGGCATTTTAATTACTGAAGGTGCACGAGGGGAAGGAGGATATCTCTTAAACAACAAAGGTGAGAGATTCATGAAAAAATATGCTGCAGGAAAGATGGAACTCGCTCCTAGAGATATTGTTTCTCGTTCCATGATGACTGAAATCAATGAAGGTCGTGGATTCAAACATGAAACAGGAGTTGATTGTATGAAACTTGACTTACGTCATTTAGGTGATGAAAAAATTAAAGAAAAACTTGGAGGGATTAGAGAAATCTCCATTAAATTTTCAGGCATTGATCCTGCAGAAGAAATTCTAGATGTTAGACCTGTATGCCATTACATGATGGGAGGAATACATACTGATATTGACGGAGCAACTGAATTGCAGGGTGTTTGGGCTGCTGGTGAGGCTGCATGTAATAGCACTCATGGTTCAAACAGACTAGGTGCAAATTCTACTTCTGAGTGTATTGTTTGGGGAAAGATTACAGGAGAATTAGCTGTTGACTATATTGAAAAAGGAGTTCCTGATACTCCATGGCCTCATCATTTAGTTGCATCTGAAGAAAAGAGAATTTATGATGGAATTTTCCGCGGAAACGGCGATGCCAACCCATATGAAATTCGTCAAGAACTCACTGATACAATGAATGAAAAAGCATATGTCTATAGAAATGAAAAAGATCTAGTTGACGGTCTTAAGAAAATCCGTCAACTAAAGGAACAAACTTGGAAACATGTTGATGACAAGGCAAAAGAATACAATACGAATTTCACAAACGTTATGGAGCTTGACTCTATGCTTAGGACTGCTGAAGTTGTTTTAATTGGTGCAATTAATAGAAAAGAATCTCGCGGTGCACATGCAAGAACTGATTACACTAAACGTGATGATGCAAACTTTTTGCATCATACTCTAGCGTATTTTGATCCTCAAGAACCAATAATGAAAACTCATCCCGTAACAATAACTAAGTATCAGCCAGTGGAGAGAAAATACTGA
- a CDS encoding PadR family transcriptional regulator, with translation MISEWFQRVGSSVPRGFSRYFILELLKKQPHTGKEIIDYAVEQSNGIWKPSPGLIYPLLGRLLDEGLIDETKDGKYQLTKKGRETAEDVDKINDIVKKQLDVLFRIGNVGKFVAIDLLEKISTMGSILSSNITNMTDEETQKYKKFLQEELKKIDEKKLGKKRKEIKID, from the coding sequence ATGATATCTGAATGGTTTCAAAGAGTGGGAAGTTCAGTACCCAGAGGGTTTTCAAGGTATTTCATTTTGGAATTGTTAAAAAAGCAACCACATACAGGGAAAGAAATCATAGATTATGCTGTAGAACAAAGTAATGGTATTTGGAAACCATCACCAGGATTGATCTATCCACTACTAGGAAGATTGCTTGATGAAGGACTCATAGATGAGACAAAAGATGGAAAATATCAACTCACAAAAAAAGGGAGAGAAACAGCTGAAGATGTAGATAAGATCAACGATATTGTAAAAAAGCAATTAGATGTATTGTTTAGAATTGGTAATGTTGGAAAATTTGTAGCAATAGATTTACTTGAAAAAATCTCAACAATGGGTTCCATACTAAGTTCAAACATAACAAATATGACTGATGAAGAGACTCAAAAATATAAGAAATTCTTGCAAGAGGAATTAAAGAAAATTGATGAAAAGAAATTAGGAAAAAAAAGAAAAGAAATTAAAATAGACTAG
- a CDS encoding MFS transporter codes for MTSLTREQKSIVFGSWLGWSLDGYDLVLMLLVIPLISTLFFPADDPTFSLLATFAAYIITLIMRPFGGAFFGNFGDKRGRKKAMIITIMGFSAATFATGLLPTWQMIGFMAPILLIGLRFMQGFFAGGEWGSGAVITMETAPKEKRGILSGFLQSGFNFGFVIASVVFFGAVSIFPEDEFVKIGWRVMFFTGIIPGLVALFVRFRMNESEVWLAKQKQKKTEKSPLKKLLANKDGRKKFIFSLILMTGLMYAYYTSIGFYPTFLQNYVEIGKSEV; via the coding sequence TTGACATCACTTACTAGAGAACAAAAATCAATAGTTTTTGGTTCATGGTTAGGATGGTCACTTGATGGGTATGACCTTGTATTGATGTTACTTGTAATTCCATTAATCAGTACATTGTTTTTTCCTGCTGATGATCCAACATTTTCATTATTAGCTACGTTTGCAGCTTACATCATAACACTGATCATGCGTCCTTTTGGTGGTGCATTCTTTGGTAATTTTGGAGACAAACGTGGAAGAAAAAAAGCAATGATAATTACAATCATGGGATTTTCTGCAGCCACGTTTGCTACAGGATTGCTACCAACATGGCAAATGATTGGATTTATGGCGCCAATTTTGTTAATAGGATTAAGATTCATGCAGGGATTTTTTGCAGGAGGAGAATGGGGAAGCGGCGCAGTGATTACAATGGAAACTGCACCTAAAGAAAAAAGAGGCATTCTTTCAGGATTTTTGCAGAGTGGTTTTAATTTTGGATTTGTTATTGCATCAGTTGTTTTCTTTGGAGCTGTGTCAATTTTCCCAGAAGATGAATTTGTAAAGATAGGGTGGAGAGTTATGTTCTTCACAGGGATAATCCCTGGACTTGTTGCATTATTTGTAAGATTTAGAATGAATGAATCAGAAGTATGGCTTGCAAAACAAAAACAGAAAAAGACTGAAAAATCACCTCTAAAGAAATTACTTGCAAATAAGGATGGAAGAAAAAAATTCATCTTCTCTTTGATTCTAATGACAGGTTTGATGTATGCATATTATACATCAATTGGATTCTATCCAACATTTTTACAAAATTATGTAGAAATTGGAAAATCGGAAGTATAA
- a CDS encoding MFS transporter, with protein sequence MGSIMLMIVGTSTSLFGQIFTGYLSQRIGRKKTIAVFAMTAIVLAIPTFFGLYNADSAYERIVYTIILIIVATTGFGPIPAFLSERFPTEVRNSASGFIYNGGLIFGSWAPLIAVTMLSKGGELVPILLGMNVIVGSIIILIGAKINPETRDADISQ encoded by the coding sequence ATCGGAAGTATAATGTTGATGATTGTGGGAACATCAACATCATTGTTTGGCCAAATTTTTACAGGATATCTTAGTCAGAGAATTGGAAGGAAAAAAACCATAGCAGTTTTTGCAATGACCGCAATTGTTTTGGCAATACCTACATTTTTTGGATTGTATAATGCAGATTCTGCTTATGAGCGAATAGTATACACAATAATTTTGATAATTGTTGCAACAACTGGATTTGGACCAATTCCGGCATTTTTGTCTGAAAGATTTCCAACAGAAGTCAGAAACAGTGCCAGTGGTTTTATCTATAATGGAGGATTAATTTTTGGATCATGGGCTCCGCTTATTGCGGTAACAATGCTATCCAAAGGAGGAGAGTTAGTCCCTATTTTACTTGGAATGAATGTAATTGTTGGTTCGATAATTATTTTGATAGGTGCAAAGATTAATCCTGAAACTAGAGATGCTGATATTTCTCAATGA
- a CDS encoding oxaloacetate decarboxylase yields the protein MLKSNKPIVIPGVYDAIGAKIAEKVGFDAMFQTGYGTSATLFGMPDYGFIGATETVDNARRICRAVSVPVIVDSDTGYGNALSVWKLVKELESAGASGIFLEDQRWPKRCGHMQGKEVISQEEYTEKLGAAIDARESKDFIIVARTDARATEGLDAAIERGLQNKKTGADAVFIEAPRSIEEMKIIGKSIKAPLVANMIEGGATPINSSQLLYKIGFKIILYPLSVLFANTFATMNILQELKKTGTTKKFNQKVVNFDQFNDLVELSKFRKLEKKYGFSKRE from the coding sequence ATGTTAAAGTCAAACAAACCAATTGTCATTCCAGGAGTATATGATGCAATAGGTGCAAAGATTGCCGAAAAAGTTGGATTTGATGCAATGTTTCAAACAGGATATGGTACTTCGGCAACTTTGTTTGGGATGCCAGATTACGGGTTTATCGGAGCTACGGAAACTGTTGACAATGCAAGAAGAATTTGCAGAGCAGTTTCAGTTCCTGTAATTGTTGATTCAGATACAGGTTATGGAAACGCATTAAGCGTATGGAAATTAGTTAAAGAGTTGGAATCAGCAGGTGCTTCTGGAATATTTTTAGAAGATCAGAGATGGCCAAAAAGATGTGGGCATATGCAAGGTAAAGAGGTTATATCACAAGAAGAATATACAGAAAAACTGGGTGCAGCAATTGATGCAAGAGAAAGTAAAGATTTCATTATTGTTGCACGAACAGATGCACGTGCAACAGAGGGATTAGATGCAGCAATTGAAAGGGGATTACAGAATAAAAAAACAGGTGCTGATGCAGTTTTCATCGAAGCGCCGAGATCAATCGAAGAGATGAAAATAATTGGAAAATCAATCAAAGCTCCACTTGTTGCAAATATGATTGAGGGAGGCGCAACGCCTATCAATTCATCTCAACTTTTGTATAAAATAGGATTTAAGATAATTTTGTATCCATTATCAGTGCTGTTTGCAAACACATTTGCAACCATGAATATATTACAAGAATTAAAGAAAACTGGGACCACAAAAAAATTCAATCAAAAGGTGGTTAATTTTGATCAATTCAATGATTTGGTTGAACTATCCAAATTTAGAAAGCTCGAAAAGAAGTATGGTTTTTCAAAAAGAGAATAA
- a CDS encoding DNA-binding protein, whose protein sequence is MSTEARDTIFIGKKPLMAYVTSTLIQLANLPAVNIKARGLSIGRAVDVAQIIARKTENAGYSIGNIKIGSESLESQDGRTRNVSTIEIEVKRNAA, encoded by the coding sequence ATGTCAACCGAAGCCAGAGACACCATATTCATTGGTAAGAAACCATTGATGGCATATGTTACATCAACACTCATTCAATTGGCAAACTTACCAGCCGTCAACATCAAAGCTAGAGGTCTAAGCATTGGACGTGCTGTAGACGTAGCTCAAATCATTGCACGTAAAACAGAAAATGCAGGATACTCTATCGGAAATATCAAAATTGGCTCAGAATCATTAGAGTCCCAAGACGGTAGAACAAGAAACGTTTCAACAATAGAAATTGAAGTAAAGAGAAACGCAGCATAA
- a CDS encoding HEAT repeat domain-containing protein: protein MDETLEKLDFGTNHEKIKTLESLAHTNDFQIIEKIISKLDDEDIQVRGEAFSSLILNENKISDLLIKSLKSNSKYVRGFSALVLANRNDSNAISEIIRLTADGSSLVRSCALGALGHLKAKDAKDAIESCLTDSNIEVIKSALQAAINIDDVLPENKIKEIAKEDDPELERLLICVKRKSGPEGI from the coding sequence TTGGATGAAACATTAGAGAAATTAGATTTTGGAACAAATCATGAAAAGATCAAAACTTTAGAATCATTGGCACATACCAATGATTTTCAAATAATTGAGAAAATTATTTCAAAGTTAGATGATGAAGATATTCAAGTAAGAGGCGAGGCATTTAGTTCTTTGATTTTAAATGAAAATAAAATTTCAGATTTGTTGATTAAGAGTTTAAAATCAAATAGTAAGTATGTCAGAGGATTTTCAGCTCTCGTATTAGCAAATAGAAATGACTCTAATGCAATTTCAGAGATTATAAGATTAACAGCAGATGGAAGTTCATTGGTAAGATCTTGTGCATTAGGTGCTTTAGGACATCTAAAAGCAAAAGATGCAAAAGATGCAATTGAAAGTTGTTTGACAGATTCCAATATAGAAGTAATAAAAAGTGCACTACAAGCTGCAATAAACATTGATGACGTTCTTCCAGAGAATAAGATTAAAGAAATTGCAAAAGAAGATGATCCTGAATTAGAAAGGCTGTTGATTTGTGTTAAAAGAAAAAGTGGACCGGAAGGGATTTGA
- a CDS encoding ferredoxin--NADP reductase, translating into MVVDNKATVTYVQLLKEDLVIIRLVPKEGPVPEYKAGQFITLGLPNPAEGGKIVRRAYSIASHPENRKYIELVIRWVRKPLPGRLTTQIFNLKEGDEILWLKPTGRALLISEELPNGQPDTRRIVCIGGGTGLAPFVSFAQHLHDIQDKREIVILHGASYVDELSYKDLLTGLENESIAKGKDVWNFRYRAAISRPQEWFNRSWAGQIGRVETFLRPRDNGISPLEELIGDKITKENTIFYVCGWQGTIDGVMDFLKPKGFVTEHDKREDGSFEVKYESYG; encoded by the coding sequence ATGGTAGTAGATAACAAAGCAACTGTCACATATGTTCAGTTGTTAAAAGAAGACCTTGTAATAATTAGACTAGTTCCAAAAGAGGGTCCTGTTCCAGAATACAAAGCTGGTCAGTTTATCACATTAGGATTACCAAATCCTGCTGAAGGTGGCAAGATTGTTAGAAGAGCATATTCAATTGCGTCTCATCCTGAAAATAGGAAATACATTGAACTTGTCATTAGATGGGTTAGAAAGCCACTTCCTGGAAGATTAACAACCCAAATTTTCAATCTTAAAGAAGGGGATGAAATTCTGTGGTTAAAGCCAACAGGCAGAGCACTTCTAATAAGCGAAGAATTACCTAACGGTCAACCAGATACTAGAAGAATTGTATGTATTGGTGGCGGTACAGGACTGGCACCTTTTGTTAGCTTTGCGCAACATTTGCATGACATACAGGATAAGAGAGAGATTGTGATATTACATGGTGCAAGTTATGTTGATGAGTTAAGTTACAAGGATCTTTTGACAGGTTTAGAAAATGAAAGTATTGCTAAAGGAAAGGATGTTTGGAATTTCAGATACAGGGCTGCAATAAGTAGACCACAAGAGTGGTTTAATAGATCATGGGCGGGTCAAATCGGAAGAGTTGAAACGTTTCTAAGACCTAGAGATAATGGCATTTCACCACTAGAGGAATTGATTGGAGACAAAATTACAAAAGAAAATACAATATTCTACGTTTGTGGTTGGCAAGGAACAATTGATGGTGTGATGGATTTCTTAAAACCAAAAGGCTTTGTAACTGAACATGATAAACGCGAAGACGGAAGTTTTGAAGTCAAATACGAATCTTACGGATAG
- a CDS encoding branched-chain amino acid transaminase produces the protein MKLPLSKFVWFDGKYVLTEKANVPITTHAIHYGTSIFEGIRAYWNGKNLFVFRLDEHVKRFRRSGQFYNISLNFSDSEITEAIKGICKKNKMKKSCYIRPFYFIGDYGINLHVTEKAPTHVVIFTFPFGDLFDKNGISAGVVSWRKFSDQSTPPQAKMGGNYLNSIIATQEAKRNGFDEAILLDHNGNVSEAPGENIFIVRDGKIISPPISSSALEGITRDAIIKIAKDLDLEVEEREIARSELLISDEIFLTGTAAEITPIISMDGQRIGNGKPGNVTKKMMQEYTDIVMNKNDGYSHWVTAVY, from the coding sequence GTGAAACTACCACTTTCAAAATTTGTATGGTTTGACGGAAAGTATGTTTTGACAGAAAAGGCAAATGTACCAATCACCACTCATGCAATCCATTATGGAACTTCAATATTTGAAGGAATCAGAGCGTACTGGAATGGAAAGAACCTTTTTGTGTTTAGACTTGATGAGCATGTTAAAAGATTTAGGCGCTCTGGACAATTTTACAATATTTCTTTGAATTTTTCTGACAGTGAAATAACTGAGGCAATTAAAGGAATTTGCAAGAAAAACAAAATGAAAAAATCATGTTATATCAGACCATTTTATTTTATTGGAGATTATGGAATTAATTTACACGTTACAGAAAAAGCACCTACCCATGTTGTAATCTTTACTTTTCCATTTGGTGATCTTTTTGATAAGAATGGAATTTCAGCAGGAGTAGTATCATGGAGAAAGTTCTCAGACCAATCAACCCCACCCCAAGCAAAAATGGGTGGAAATTACCTTAATTCAATTATTGCAACACAAGAAGCAAAAAGAAATGGATTTGATGAAGCAATTCTTTTGGATCATAATGGTAATGTTAGTGAGGCACCAGGTGAAAATATTTTCATTGTAAGAGATGGAAAAATTATATCACCACCAATTTCATCATCAGCGCTTGAAGGAATTACACGTGATGCAATAATCAAAATAGCCAAAGATCTAGATTTAGAAGTAGAAGAAAGAGAAATTGCAAGAAGTGAATTATTAATCTCAGATGAGATTTTTCTTACAGGCACTGCAGCAGAGATTACTCCAATAATTTCAATGGATGGGCAAAGAATCGGGAATGGAAAACCTGGCAATGTTACAAAAAAGATGATGCAAGAGTATACAGACATAGTAATGAACAAGAACGATGGGTATTCTCATTGGGTAACAGCGGTGTATTAG
- a CDS encoding Gfo/Idh/MocA family protein: MKIVQIGTGGWGKNHTRILSQLGVLSAVCDANSERSKEYGEMYSVNHYTSLDDLLKTEEFDGAFVVTPTSTHAEIATKLIEAKKHVFVEKPMTYKSEDGVKLAQLAEKNKVILTCGYIERFNPAVDIVKNFLKEKKYGELVMLEFHRENRMPLHIKDVGIIYDTSVHDIDTANWLFDDMPVVVFARSGQINHEHEDFANIMLGYKDNKTAIISSNWITPKKVRTFSAVCTDAVVTSDFISQEVKVEKKEDTEIPRNEKKEPLFLEIQSFIEAIKGNSMHIVTAQQAVNVTKIAEAALLSSQKGVPIYLDLK, from the coding sequence ATGAAGATTGTTCAAATCGGAACAGGAGGATGGGGGAAAAACCATACCCGTATTTTATCACAGTTAGGAGTTCTTTCTGCAGTATGTGATGCTAACTCAGAGCGCAGTAAAGAATATGGTGAGATGTATTCTGTTAATCATTATACGTCGCTTGACGATTTACTAAAAACTGAAGAGTTTGATGGTGCATTTGTTGTGACACCCACATCAACACATGCAGAAATTGCTACAAAATTGATAGAAGCAAAAAAACATGTTTTTGTCGAAAAACCAATGACATACAAATCTGAAGATGGTGTAAAATTAGCTCAACTTGCAGAAAAAAACAAAGTGATACTAACATGTGGGTATATTGAAAGATTCAATCCTGCAGTAGACATTGTAAAAAATTTTCTTAAAGAAAAAAAATACGGTGAATTAGTAATGTTAGAATTTCATCGTGAAAATAGAATGCCACTTCATATCAAAGATGTCGGAATTATTTATGATACGTCAGTTCATGACATAGATACTGCAAATTGGCTATTTGATGATATGCCAGTTGTGGTGTTTGCTCGTTCAGGGCAGATTAATCATGAGCATGAAGATTTTGCTAATATCATGTTAGGCTACAAAGATAACAAGACAGCAATCATATCATCAAATTGGATTACACCAAAAAAAGTCAGAACTTTTAGTGCAGTATGTACAGATGCCGTAGTTACTTCAGATTTTATTTCACAAGAGGTTAAAGTTGAAAAAAAGGAAGACACAGAAATACCCAGAAATGAAAAGAAAGAACCCTTGTTTTTAGAGATTCAAAGCTTCATAGAAGCAATCAAAGGAAACAGCATGCACATAGTAACTGCTCAACAAGCAGTAAATGTAACAAAAATAGCTGAGGCAGCACTTTTATCTAGTCAGAAAGGTGTTCCTATCTATCTGGATTTAAAATGA
- a CDS encoding Trm112 family protein has translation MKKTMMDILACPIDKNHPLELFEIKEKDNLVSEGVLFCTKCSRFFPIIEEIPIMLPDELRDKKQEIEFLKNYKEKLPEKIITKANPWHL, from the coding sequence ATGAAAAAGACAATGATGGACATTTTGGCATGTCCAATTGATAAAAATCATCCTTTAGAGTTATTTGAGATAAAAGAAAAAGACAATTTAGTTTCTGAAGGAGTTTTATTCTGTACAAAATGTTCTAGATTTTTTCCAATTATAGAAGAGATTCCAATAATGTTGCCCGATGAGTTAAGAGACAAAAAGCAAGAGATAGAATTTCTAAAAAACTACAAAGAGAAATTGCCTGAAAAAATTATTACAAAGGCAAATCCATGGCATTTGTGA
- a CDS encoding acyltransferase has product MVTNYISEKAKIGDNTKIWHFSYIGDGVEIGKNVKIGSLVHIDYNVKIGDNTKIEGQAYIPPLSRIGNDVFIGPAAVLTNDPYPMCDKMIGVTIEDNAIIGARAVIKAGVTIGKNSVVSMGAVVTRDVPENTVVIGVPATIRYTREEYDKKQKKWLES; this is encoded by the coding sequence TTGGTAACAAACTATATTTCTGAAAAAGCAAAGATTGGAGACAATACAAAAATTTGGCATTTTTCATATATTGGTGATGGTGTAGAGATTGGAAAAAATGTAAAGATTGGCTCTCTTGTTCATATAGATTACAACGTAAAGATTGGAGACAACACAAAGATAGAAGGACAAGCATACATTCCTCCTTTATCAAGAATCGGAAACGACGTATTCATAGGACCAGCAGCTGTTTTAACAAACGATCCTTATCCAATGTGCGATAAAATGATTGGCGTGACAATTGAAGATAATGCAATAATTGGAGCTAGAGCAGTAATCAAGGCAGGAGTCACTATTGGAAAAAATAGTGTGGTTTCAATGGGTGCAGTAGTTACAAGAGATGTTCCTGAAAATACTGTGGTAATTGGAGTACCAGCAACAATTCGATATACAAGAGAAGAATATGATAAAAAGCAAAAAAAATGGTTAGAAAGTTAA
- a CDS encoding glycosyltransferase 4 family protein: MTELTIPAILSCAVAFFTVYFSTPPLINYLEKRKIAVKDMNKKEDVMVVRPGGPSIILGIIVSEIVLYGFFQSNEILAIMITTFLAFLIGYVDDRKVMGGWFKPVTLAIAATPIIILGAYDSDLAFPLFGEVQIPVLYLGVIVLMIPITGNTLNSIDVLNGVASGFMTITSFSLSVALFILTNYEMAIVSLTLAFVSLAFYKYHKIPSKIFPGDSGALTLGAMYGSIAIVGQIEIVAAVCLLPAVINSFLFLSSVKRIVEHRQIKGKPVEHDEQFRLKATNDKTAPVTLVRLILAGGPMTEKQVGYAIFKLAFFSGILGIITAFLMGVQI; this comes from the coding sequence TTGACCGAACTAACCATTCCAGCTATTCTATCATGTGCTGTTGCATTTTTTACTGTATATTTCTCAACACCTCCCTTGATCAATTATTTAGAAAAAAGAAAAATTGCTGTAAAAGATATGAATAAAAAAGAAGACGTGATGGTTGTAAGGCCAGGTGGACCTTCCATAATTTTAGGAATTATTGTGTCTGAAATTGTTTTGTATGGATTTTTCCAATCAAATGAAATCTTAGCAATAATGATTACAACTTTTCTTGCATTTTTGATTGGTTATGTTGATGATAGAAAAGTTATGGGAGGTTGGTTTAAACCTGTTACGCTTGCTATTGCTGCAACACCCATAATAATACTTGGAGCATATGATTCTGATCTGGCTTTTCCATTGTTTGGCGAAGTACAGATCCCTGTATTGTATTTGGGAGTTATTGTATTGATGATTCCAATTACTGGAAATACACTAAATTCTATTGATGTTTTAAATGGTGTCGCAAGTGGATTTATGACTATTACAAGCTTTTCTCTAAGTGTTGCATTATTTATTTTAACAAATTATGAAATGGCAATTGTTAGTCTGACATTGGCTTTTGTTTCTTTGGCCTTTTACAAATACCATAAAATTCCAAGTAAAATTTTTCCAGGTGATTCTGGGGCTCTGACTTTGGGAGCTATGTATGGCTCTATTGCAATTGTAGGACAAATAGAAATTGTGGCAGCGGTATGCCTATTGCCTGCTGTGATAAACTCCTTTTTGTTTTTATCAAGTGTAAAAAGAATTGTAGAACATAGACAAATCAAAGGAAAACCTGTAGAACATGATGAGCAGTTTAGACTAAAAGCAACTAATGACAAAACTGCTCCTGTAACACTTGTACGATTAATTCTTGCAGGTGGGCCTATGACTGAAAAGCAAGTCGGATATGCAATTTTCAAATTGGCCTTTTTTTCGGGAATACTGGGAATAATTACTGCCTTTTTGATGGGAGTACAAATTTGA